The window GGACTACAGCGCTTAACGCTACGGCCATGTGATCGAAACCTTTCTGAATCCTGTAAAATATGGCTCTATCAGTAAATAGGCTCGCATAACAATGCTTTATTTTCTCAACAACCTCTTTAGCCGTGTGGACGTTAAGGTAAGTTTCCTGCTGGCCAGCAAAGCTGGCGTCTGGAAGATCCTCGGCTGTAGCAGAGCTGCGAACTGCTACAAACGGATCTTCCTCGCCAATCCTCTTAGCGAGCTCCTCATAAGCCTTAACTATCTCTTCCTCTAAGTCTTTAGGCATCTCGGCAGAAGCTATAAGGCTCCTTATCTTCGCGCCGACTCGCTGCAGAGTTTGCGTATCATTTGGATCTTTAAGCTCCTTAAGGACTTCAGCTATTTTCTCATCGAGCTTGTTTGCCTTTATATAGTATCTATAGGCTTCCGCCGTCGTCGCAAACCCGTAAGGTACTGGAACACCGGTTCTCCTTGTCATCTCGCCTAAGCTCGCGCTTTTTCCGCCAACCAGCGGTACATCCTCGATCCCTATCTCATCAAACCATAATACGTATCTTCCCTTCTTTCCGGACATTGTTTCTTTCCTCCATTTTTCATGATTCATTTTGAACTTGAATTGTTTGAGAAGATACTTTCTCAACAATTATTCTACATGGGGTTGGCAATTTAGCTGAAGCCCTCCTAAGAGCCTCTTTTGCAACCTCTAAACCGCTCTCATCAACCTGCACAACAATAATTTTCTGGTTGGGTTCAACGCGGGCAGCTCTACCAATAGGCTTACCAAAAGCTCTACGCATACCTTCCTGAAGCCTATCAGCGTGAGCGCCAAAAATCATCTTGTTCTCCCTTAAAATAACATGTGGGAGAACTAGAACACGCATAAAAAACTTTTCACCCAACATCTTCTGTAAATGCCTGTTAGCCGCGATTCTTGCAGCCTCAAGCGCATTATGCCTAACTTGAACACTTTCCTCCGTAACCAATGAGACTTGATAAGTATAGCTGTCCGAGGGCTTTCCAAAAGTGAACTTAGTTATTTTAGGTTGTGGTGCTCCATGAATATACTCTTGCCTCGTATACGGCATACCCTTAACTTCACGATAGTTTCGCGCCTTCATGTTAAAGTCCCTTCTAGCATTAAAAGAATAGAAATATTTAAACCTTCTTTCCTTCAGCTTCTAAAAAATCGATATGAAAGATGTTCTTAGACAAAGCCGTTAAACTAGTCTTCTATTCCTAAACCATATCTTGGCTAGATCGTCGTAATTTTTAAAGACTTCCCTCAAAATTGGAATATACATTTTTATTTCTTCATCCGTCATATATTGAAACTGATATTCGCCAGCGTACGGCGATGGTTCACCTATCCTCGTTATAAATTCTATATGCATGAATGGGTCTCCACGTTTAATGGTTATCGGTGTCCTATCGTTATTTAGGTTTACGACTTCAAGGGCTAATCTACCGATAAAACCGCTATGAACTTTAGCAGC of the Candidatus Bathyarchaeia archaeon genome contains:
- a CDS encoding PEP/pyruvate-binding domain-containing protein, encoding MSGKKGRYVLWFDEIGIEDVPLVGGKSASLGEMTRRTGVPVPYGFATTAEAYRYYIKANKLDEKIAEVLKELKDPNDTQTLQRVGAKIRSLIASAEMPKDLEEEIVKAYEELAKRIGEEDPFVAVRSSATAEDLPDASFAGQQETYLNVHTAKEVVEKIKHCYASLFTDRAIFYRIQKGFDHMAVALSAVVQLMVYSKASGVIFTLDVATGDRSVVLIEAGYGLGEYVVQGKITPD
- a CDS encoding 50S ribosomal protein L16 is translated as MKARNYREVKGMPYTRQEYIHGAPQPKITKFTFGKPSDSYTYQVSLVTEESVQVRHNALEAARIAANRHLQKMLGEKFFMRVLVLPHVILRENKMIFGAHADRLQEGMRRAFGKPIGRAARVEPNQKIIVVQVDESGLEVAKEALRRASAKLPTPCRIIVEKVSSQTIQVQNES